The Terrirubrum flagellatum nucleotide sequence AGAATGGCGTGTGCGGAAGGAGATCGACCTCGCCTTCAATCAGCCGCGACTTGCATGAGCCGCAGCGGCCGCGGCGACAACCGTGGGGATAGGCGACGCCGCTTGCAAGCGCGACTTCGAGAATCGTCTGCTCTTCGCCGACTTCGAGAGCGCGATCGATTGCGGGAATGAGAACGCGATGCGTCATGGTCATTCCGCCGGCGCGAGACGCGGCTGCTGGTCGCGCGCCGCCTGCGCCTCCATCGGCGGCCTGAATCCGCGCAGCCGCAGCGCGTTCGAAACGACGCTGACGCTCGAAAACGCCATGGCGAGGCCGGCGAACATCGGCGACATCAGCACGCCGAACGAGGGATAGAGCGCGCCCGCCGCAACCGGGATGAGCACGACGTTATAGCCGAACGCCCAGAACAGATTCTGCGCGATGTTGCGGATCACGGCGCGCGACAGGCCGATCGCGTTTGGCACATTGCGCAGATCACCCGACATCAGCACGACATCAGCGCTCTCGATGGCGATGTCCGTGCCCGTGCCGATCGCAAGTCCGACATCGGCCTGCGCCAGCGCCGGCGCGTCGTTAATGCCGTCGCCGACGAAAGCGACCTTCGCGCCGCCGGACTGAAGCCGCTTCACGATGGCCGCCTTGTCGGTCGGCAGCACCTCGGCGACGACCTCATCGACGGGAAGTCCGCGTGCGATCGCGTCAGCCGTGCGCTTGTTGTCACCCGTGATCATGACGATGCGCAGACCGAGCGCCTTGAGCGCCTCAAGCGCCGCCGGCGTGCTGTCCTTCACGGGATCGGCGACCGCGAGCACCGCCGCGAGCTTGCCATCGATCGCCGCGTAGAGCGGCGAACGGCCCTGATCGCCGAGACGCGTCGCGATCGCCGCGAAGGGCGAGACGTCGAGGCCGCGCGCCTTCATCATGCGATCGGCGCCAACCATCACGGCGCGGCCTTCGACTGTCGCGGTCACGCCGA carries:
- a CDS encoding 2Fe-2S iron-sulfur cluster-binding protein, yielding MTHRVLIPAIDRALEVGEEQTILEVALASGVAYPHGCRRGRCGSCKSRLIEGEVDLLPHTPFSLTEADKQNGLILACRARPRSDCSVAWLNEPATQTASQTA